The following coding sequences are from one Vicinamibacteria bacterium window:
- a CDS encoding creatininase family protein → MRLSLMATAWLGATAVASGQGPDTVFLDELTWTEVRDRIANGTTTVIVGSAGTEQNGPHMVLGKHKFIIRSAAERIARRLGNALVAPIITYVPEGGIDPPTGHMRFAGSITLPNEYFKKICEYAARSLMAHGFTDIVFIGDSGGNQEGMAEVAQALNEEWRGGKTRVHFASDYYSGNGFREWLVSQGESEEAIGTHAGISDTSQLLAVAPQHIRLDQRAPGGGYEGSGVRGDPTRASAEYGEKGIELKVEATLRQLKELMAAR, encoded by the coding sequence ATGAGACTTTCTTTGATGGCAACGGCGTGGCTCGGGGCCACCGCGGTGGCATCGGGGCAGGGTCCCGACACGGTCTTTCTAGACGAGCTGACCTGGACCGAGGTCCGGGACCGAATCGCAAACGGAACGACGACGGTCATCGTCGGTTCGGCCGGCACCGAGCAGAACGGACCTCACATGGTGCTCGGCAAGCACAAATTCATCATCCGCTCCGCCGCGGAGAGGATCGCCCGTCGCCTGGGAAACGCTCTGGTCGCTCCCATCATCACCTATGTCCCCGAAGGGGGAATCGACCCGCCCACTGGGCACATGCGCTTTGCCGGCTCCATCACGCTTCCCAACGAGTACTTCAAGAAGATATGCGAGTATGCGGCGCGAAGCCTGATGGCCCACGGCTTCACCGACATCGTCTTCATCGGCGACAGCGGAGGGAACCAGGAGGGGATGGCGGAGGTCGCGCAGGCGTTGAACGAGGAATGGAGAGGCGGCAAGACTCGGGTTCATTTCGCGTCCGACTACTACTCCGGAAACGGCTTTCGCGAGTGGCTCGTCTCCCAGGGTGAGTCCGAGGAGGCGATCGGCACGCATGCGGGAATCTCGGACACGTCGCAGCTTCTGGCCGTCGCCCCGCAGCACATCCGACTGGACCAGCGTGCACCCGGAGGTGGATACGAAGGAAGCGGGGTGAGAGGAGATCCGACGAGAGCCTCGGCCGAGTACGGCGAGAAAGGTATCGAGCTGAAAGTCGAAGCGACTCTGAGGCAGCTGAAGGAGCTCATGGCCGCCCGTTGA